The Mariprofundus sp. NF genome segment TACCTCTGGCTTCAGGCGTGCAGATCATCAGACCAATACTGGCACTGTTCTCAATGTTCGTAGTATGGGCTGCCAGTTTTGATAGATGCAGAAGAACATAACCCTCACAAATGGCAAAGGGTGCCATCGATGTCTCTGGGCCATGTTTTCCCTGTGTAGCTAAAAAACTTATTTTCGAATGACTAAGCAGCGCCTTGATTCCCTCTTGCCAGCTTTCACTCATCTGCGAACTCTCTTTTCTCTGCCTCTGTTCGAACCTCGATCTCTGGCTGTCGAGCCCGGCTTGTTGCTACCTCTTGAACGCGAGGCCTTCTGTTTAGGAAAGAGCTCCCACAACGGTTGCTCTTCTACTTCGGCATATTCACCGGGACTCAATCCATCGAGGCTGATCGGGCCGATAGCATAACGAATCAAGCGCAGGGTTGGAAAACCGACTGCGGCCGTCATACGACGCACCTGACGGTTGCGCCCTTCGCATATCTCGATTTGAAGCCATGAGGTGGGAATCTCCGCCCGCATACGAATCGGCGGGTCTCGCGGCCACAATGATGCTGGTGGAGGGATCTCTTCCGCCCGTGCGGCTAACGTCATGCCATCCTTGAGTTGAACGCCGTCACGCAGCTTCTGTAGCGCTTCAGCACTAACCTGGCCATCCACCTGAACCCAGTAGACCTTGCTAAGCTTGTGGTCCGGATGTGAGATGCGGTTCTGTAGCTGGCCGTCACTGGTTAACAGCAGCAACCCCTCGCTATCGCGATCGAGTCGACCTGCGGCATAGATCCCCGGCATATCGATATAATCGGCCAAAGTCTGGCGACCCGTTTCATCAGTGAACTGGGTCAGTACCTGATAGGGTTTATTAAAGCGAAGTGTGGTCATAATTGCGCTCTACTCTGGATTGCTATATCTCATACCGCAATCAGATGGGTTGATAATAGCATCACCTCTTTAAACGTGCTCTTCTGGAGAGATCACAACCTGGTTTCGCCCACTATCCTTGGCTTTGTAGAGGGCACCATCCGCACGCTCCAACCAGGACTCAATAGAGATATCCCAGCTCTGCTCAAGAGAAGCCAGGCCGATGGATATAGTCCAGGATATATGCTCATTTTTATAGATGGTACTCATCTGCTCAGCGGCCTCCCGCAACCGCTCAGCAAGGATAGTGGCACTCTTTGAATCGGTATGAGGCAGAATGATCACAAACTCTTCACCACCATAGCGCGCCACCACATCCACAGTTCGCGTCATTTTGCGCATCAGTTCAGCAAATTCGATCAGGCAGGCATCACCTGCGGCATGGCCGTAGTGATCATTCACCTTTTTAAAATAATCGATATCAAGAAACATAAGTGATATCGGATGTTTATATCGCTTAGCGCGCGAGAGCTCTTCAATAATTCGCGTATCAAATGTGATGCGGTTATAGAGCCCGGTCAGGCCATCCTTGCTGGCCATAGCCTCCAGTTGGCGCTCCAGTTTTTTCGTTTCGGTGATATCATGAATAATCGCACCATAATAGTGCTCGCCATCCGAACCCCAGGTTGAGAGAGAAAAACGTATATCGATCTCTTCTCCATCTTTCTTCAGGCCATGCAACTCCATGGTTTTATCAATAAGTACTGGATAACCGTTCTCTTTATAGTGCTGGATACCCTGATTGTGCATCTCCCGATAGCGTTCAGGCATGATCATGGTCACCTGTTCACCAAGCGTCTCAGACTCCGTATAACCGAAGGTATAGGTGGCGCCGCCATTCCATGAAACAATTTCTCCATCTCCATCGGTAATAATAATGGCATCTTTTGCAGTCTCAGTGACTGATCTAAAGCGCCGCTCTGAAACCATTAACTGCTTCTCGGCAAGATGGTGCCTATTCATCGCATCGGCACCAATCCATGAACCAATAGCAAACAGCAGGGCAAAAATAACATTGAAAAGAATATAGCGTTCACGTTGAACCTGACTCATCAAATCCAGTTCCTGCGGTGATACATAGGAGATGATCCACCACCAATTCGAAGTTGCAGAAGGATTAATCGAATGCCCTTCCAGTGTTGGGGCTGCTGAAATCCTCGTATAGGCAAAAAAGCCGGAATCCAGAGAGAGGGTGCCATTTTCACTGCTCATCACTATTTTTGCAGCTTCAGGAAAGCGTTTCTGGAATGTTCTATCCCTACCTTCGGAAAACATAAACCCCCACTCATCCTCACGCTGCAACCCCTTCAACCAATAGCCCTCGGCATTGATCAACAATGTTTTCCCGACGCCTGCAGATACCAGCTTCTCAAACGGACTAAGCAGCCCCTCACCAACCATATTAAGAATGATTATGGCGCGTTTATTGCCACGCTCATCAAATATTGGAGTTGCCATCCGAATGACAGGATTCAGTGGCTGTTGGATTGCCCCGTGTTCGATATTCAGATCAAATGGAGAGATATAGAATTCGCCCTCACCCAGTGCGACAATCTCTTTAAAGTAATACCTCTCGCTTTTATTCTGCAGTTTGGATGCTTGAATAACCACGGGAGCTCCGCTATTGCTGTTAACGCGAAAAATTTCATTACCATCAAGATCGAGGATTCGAGCCTGATCATAAATATCCTTATGCTCCATAAATGCTACAATCTCATTGGCCAGATCATGACGATGAGTTTCGCCATCACTGGCAAACAGGAGTTTCAGTTCATGCTGTGAGGAGAGCACCATCAAATCCGACATGAACAGATTCAGGGTCTTCTCAATACCATCTTTCTGATACGTAAGCAGAGAGGCATGTTTGGATTGCAGTCGAGCCTGATCTGCCTCTATGGTGGCAAAATAGAGGTTCAACGAAATGGCAGTGGTAATCAACACAAGCGGCACAAAAAATGTAAGGAACCGCTTCAGTCGGAAAGATAGCATCTAGTTCAATCAACTCCTGTCGAAATAGAAAAGGTAAAGCTCATTGGAGAGCGTATCACCCAATCACCATCTATTCTATCGACAGAAACTTATTGAGGATTAATCAAAGCCCTCTTCAGCCACAGGTAGCCACATATTGCGGAGAGTGTGGAGGCAGCAATGATACCCAGGCGCTCATCGAAGAAGAGGTTCTCCCCCCCACTCTCAAAGGCCAGCGAACCGATAAACAGACTCATCGTAAAGCCAACGCCGCAAAGCAGTGAAACGCCATAGATCAGTGACCAGTTCACCTTAGAAGGCAGCGTCGCCAGCCCCATCTTCACAGCCAGCCAGGCAAAGGTAAAAACACCCAGCTGTTTACCGACAAACAGGCCCAGAGCAATACCAACGGTCACCGGATGCAGCAGTTGATCCAAGCCCGTCTCTTTAAAACTCAGCCCTGAATTGGCAAAAGCAAACAGAGGAAGGACCACAAAAGCCACCAGAGCATGCAGATCATGTTCCAACTCTTTAAGCGGAGAGCGATCTCTCTCCGGGTCACGAGCCAGTGGAATAAACATCGCCACGATCACACCTGCCAGTGTCGCGTGCACACCCGATTTCAGTACTGCCACCCACATAATCACTGCAAAAAGGATATAGGGGGTCAATCTGTATACATGAGAGCGATTCAGTAGCGCCAATCCGGCAATGCAAACAGCAGCAATGATCAAGCTGATGGTCGAGATCTCAGAGGTATAGAAGATAGCAATAATGATGATCGCCCCCAGATCATCGAAAATTGCCAGAGAGACCAGAAAAGTTTTCAGTGCCAGCGGTACGCGATCACCAAGCAGAGTGAGAATGGCAAGCGCAAAAGCGATGTCTGTTGCTGTGGGCACAGCCCACCCTTCAAGTGCTACCGGATCACCACGATTGATAAGGATATAGATCAGCGCAGGCACGACCATGCCACCCACTGCAGCAAAAGCAGGAAGAGCAATCGCTCTGGCTGAGGATAGTTCCCCTTCAAGCATCTCGCGCTTTAACTCCAGACCGACAATGAAGAAGAACACAGCCATCAAGCCATCATTAATCCACAACAGCAGAGGTTTGGCGATCTGCAGTGCACCGACACGCACCTCTACAGGCGTATCAAGCAGAAGATCGTAGTAGTGTGAGAGTGGTGAGTTGGCCAGTATCACAGCCAGACAGGCCGCTGCAATGAGCAGGATACCACTGGCTGACTCCAGTTTAAGAAAAGATCTGATTGCTGAAATCATTGTAACTCCATCACTTTGATGGATGCGATTTTGGCCACCCTGTGATTAAAAACCAGTTAAATTTAAAAGCAACTCAGAACATCGAATAGGCACAACTTTCGATATAAGCATCAACCGGCTTTGACTGATAGGATGCGGCCATGACCAAAGAGCAGAAAACTCACAAACGCTCGATTCTGAGTTGGCCGAAATATCGGTCTGAGCTTACCCCTGCTCAGCAACTCCCTATGAGCAGAGCCGAGATGGATCAATTGGGTTGGGATAGTTGCGACATCATCATCGTAACCGGTGATGCCTATATCGATCACCCTAGCTTTGGCATGGCTGTGATTGGCCGTGTACTCGAGGCGCAGGGCTTTCGGGTTGGCATTATCTCTCAACCGGACTGGAAATCTGCTGATGCATTCCGCACGCTCGGTGCGCCGAACCTCTTTTTCGGTGTGACTGCCGGCAATATGGATTCGATGGTCAATCACTACACATCCGAGCGCCGTATCCGCTCTGATGATGCCTATACCCCGGATGGCGTAGCAGGCAAACGGCCGGATAGGGCCGTTACCGTCTATGCCCAGCGCTGCCGCGAAGCCTTTAAAGGTGTGCCGGTGATTATCGGTAGTATTGAGGCCAGCCTGCGCCGTATCGCCCACTACGACTACTGGTCAGACACGGTTCGCCGCTCCGTTCTGCCTGACTCCAAAGCGGACATGCTGGTTTTTGGTAATGCTGAGTCTCAGATCATCGAGGTCGCACATAGATTAGCTGATGGTGACTCGGTCAAAGAGATTACCGATCTGCGCGGCACAGCCATCATGCGCAACACGATTCCCGATGGCTGGCATGAGATCGACTCACGTGAACTGGACACACCGGGCAAGCTAATTGAGCACCCTGACCCTTATGCCATGAAAGATAGTGCCACACAGGCCTGTGCGACTCAGGATGAGGCAGAACCGCTGCGTCTGATGTCCCGCTCACTGGAGAGTGCCAACACAGTGATTCGCCTCCCCTCATATGAAGAGGTCAAAGAGAGTCCGGTTCTCTACGCCCACGCCTCCCGTCTGATGCATCTGGAGACCAATCCGGGCAATGCGCGGGCGCTGGTGCAACGCCATGGCAATCGGGATGTCTGGCTTAATCCTCCCCCTATCCCGCTGAGCACCGGTGAAATGGATTTTGTGTTCGGACTGCCCTACTCACGCACACCGCACCAGAGTTATGGAAACCGTAGAATTCCAGCCTATGACATGATCAAACACTCCGTGAACATCATGCGCGGCTGCTTTGGGGGCTGTACCTTCTGCTCAATCACCGAGCATGAGGGGCGCATCATCCAGAGCCGCTCTGAAGATTCGATCATCCATGAGATCGAAGAGATTCGTGATAAAACACCGGGTTTTGCCGGCACCATCTCCGATCTGGGCGGACCTACTGCCAATATGTATCGGCTGGCCTGCAAGTCGAAAGAGATTGAGGCGGCCTGCCGCAAACCATCCTGTGTATTTCCCGGCATATGCAAAAACCTGGGCACCGATCATGCCCCTCTGATCAGACTCTATCGCAGAGCACGCTCCATTCGCGGCATCAAACGCATCTTTATCGCATCGGGCTTGCGCTACGACCTAGCTGTTGAATCACCGGAATATATTGAAGAGTTAGCCACGCATCACGTCGGTGGTTATCTGAAAATCGCGCCGGAACACACAGAAGACGGGCCGCTGAACAAGATGATGAAACCGGGTATCGGCAGCTTTGACCGGTTCAGGAAGATGTTTGAATCCGCATCAAAACGAGCCGGCAAAAAACAGTATCTCATCCCCTACTTTATCGCCGCCCATCCGGGCACAAGTGATGAGGATATGCTTAATCTGGCGCTATGGCTGAAAGCCAACCAGTTCAGGCCTGATCAGGTGCAGGCTTTCCTGCCATCACCCATGGCTACAGCCAGTGCGATGTATTATTCGGAGAGAAATCCGTTGCGCAAAATAAGCAACAAAAGTGAAACGGTATTTACACCCAAACGAAAAAAACAGCGAGACCTGCACAAGGCCTTTCTGCGTTATCACGATCCTGAAAACTGGCCGCTACTGCGTGAAGCACTCAAAAAAATGGGCCGCACCGATCTTATCGGTAACGGCCCGGATCAGCTGATCCCATCCACTTCGATGAGGAGGCATGAGGCAGGAGGGTCATCAGCTGCAAAACCTCAGCGCCCGTTGCATAAAAGGCGCGTGAGGAGACGTTAAATCTTAACTGTTATTTGGCAAACAGCGGCCGTGGAAACGGGTAAATGGTCTGACGCGTGTCGTTCTGATCAGCTTTCGCGTTCACTTTTTCATTTTCAACCTGTTTTTCAATCATAACATCTACTCCTTTGAAACAACGTCACTTTATCCACAGCACTAAAACTAACCTCCTGACATGCATCAACTGTGACCGACCTCACTAGTAAGAGCGTCTCTTCGATAAAGCTCTGACACCCATTCCATAGATTTGTCTTAAACGCTTCGCTTCAGTTGAGTTAGCGTGACTGAATCACCATTAAGTTGGCCCGATTTATGCGTATAAAAGTGAATCAGGTCATATTCAACGGGGTGAATATATGCGCATTCGGACCAAAGTTTCTATTCTTATTCTGCTATCCACACTGGCCATGGTGGTGATGCTGGCCGGTGTATCACTGCTCTCCTTCCGCTCCACTTCACTGGAGAATGAGAGAGAACATGGAGAGATGGCATCTGAACTGGCTCGCAATGAACTACTACTGAGCTTTCTTGCTGGCGACTACGATCATGAGGCATTGGAAAAACATATTAGAAGTCATATTGCCGATCTGCATGAAATCCGCATCGTGCGCACGCAGGCGACAGAGAAGCAGTACGGCAAAGGGACTCATGAGCCCAATGATGCAGAAAAAATAGCCCTGAGAACCGGCACTTCAAATGATCGCATGATCGAAACGGCCGAGGGTGTAAAATACCAGTACATCACCCCCTACTACGCTGAAAAAACATGCCTGCAGTGCCACGACGTCAACGAAGGTACACTGCTCGGCCTGGTAAATATCGAACTGGATCTTACAGATCAGCGTGCCAGTGCCTTATCCTCAACCTATGCTCTCATTGCTGCATTTATAGTCTTCGCCATTGTGCTCGGTTACATCCTTCGCCAACTTCTTATGCCCATTGTTGCTACCGCCACATCGATGCGTGATGTGGTTGCCCATGCCAAGGAGGGTAACTTTTCTGGCCGTATGGAAGAGGGTCGCAATGATGAACTGGGTCAGGTAGCAACCCAAACCAATCACCTCATGGATACGCTGGAGCAGAGTTTTGGCACCATTATCAAAGAGGTCGAATCGATGGAGGTTCACAGCATCACAACTGGTGAGGGTAACCTGCTCACCCGTACGGTGGACTCGGTAAAAACTATGGTGGGTGCCGTACGCTTTAAACAGACTATTGAAGAGGATCGCAACCTTGGTGATGTCTATGAACGCATTTTTCAGGCACTCACAGACACCTTCCAGATCAAACGCTTTTCACTCTATGAAGTGAACCATGACAAACAGCTGATGAAGCTTATTTATGCGCATGGGCTTCCGGAAGAGCAAACGCTCTGGTGCAACCCTGAGGTCAATGTCGATTCGTCTGCATGCAGAGCCTGCAGAACTGCCCACGATGTTAATTCTGAAGAGGAGGAGAATATCTGCACCTCATTTGCCGGTAACCGCATCTGCTCCAAAGATGAGATTCATCTGCACCACTTCTGCATCCCGCTGATGCAGGGTGGCCGTATCGGGGTTGTGTTGCAAATCATCCATGCCGACAGCGAAGCCGCAGAGATCAAAAAGAAGCTGCCGTTTATCCGTACTTACTTCAGTGAAGCTTCGCCGGTGATTGAGTCCAAGCGCCTCACAGAGGTGTTGCATGCATCGACTCTCAAGGATCCGATGACTGATCTTTATAACCGCCGTTTCCTTGATCA includes the following:
- a CDS encoding pseudouridine synthase, which gives rise to MTTLRFNKPYQVLTQFTDETGRQTLADYIDMPGIYAAGRLDRDSEGLLLLTSDGQLQNRISHPDHKLSKVYWVQVDGQVSAEALQKLRDGVQLKDGMTLAARAEEIPPPASLWPRDPPIRMRAEIPTSWLQIEICEGRNRQVRRMTAAVGFPTLRLIRYAIGPISLDGLSPGEYAEVEEQPLWELFPKQKASRSRGSNKPGSTARDRGSNRGREKRVRR
- a CDS encoding diguanylate cyclase encodes the protein MLSFRLKRFLTFFVPLVLITTAISLNLYFATIEADQARLQSKHASLLTYQKDGIEKTLNLFMSDLMVLSSQHELKLLFASDGETHRHDLANEIVAFMEHKDIYDQARILDLDGNEIFRVNSNSGAPVVIQASKLQNKSERYYFKEIVALGEGEFYISPFDLNIEHGAIQQPLNPVIRMATPIFDERGNKRAIIILNMVGEGLLSPFEKLVSAGVGKTLLINAEGYWLKGLQREDEWGFMFSEGRDRTFQKRFPEAAKIVMSSENGTLSLDSGFFAYTRISAAPTLEGHSINPSATSNWWWIISYVSPQELDLMSQVQRERYILFNVIFALLFAIGSWIGADAMNRHHLAEKQLMVSERRFRSVTETAKDAIIITDGDGEIVSWNGGATYTFGYTESETLGEQVTMIMPERYREMHNQGIQHYKENGYPVLIDKTMELHGLKKDGEEIDIRFSLSTWGSDGEHYYGAIIHDITETKKLERQLEAMASKDGLTGLYNRITFDTRIIEELSRAKRYKHPISLMFLDIDYFKKVNDHYGHAAGDACLIEFAELMRKMTRTVDVVARYGGEEFVIILPHTDSKSATILAERLREAAEQMSTIYKNEHISWTISIGLASLEQSWDISIESWLERADGALYKAKDSGRNQVVISPEEHV
- the nhaA gene encoding Na+/H+ antiporter NhaA, with product MISAIRSFLKLESASGILLIAAACLAVILANSPLSHYYDLLLDTPVEVRVGALQIAKPLLLWINDGLMAVFFFIVGLELKREMLEGELSSARAIALPAFAAVGGMVVPALIYILINRGDPVALEGWAVPTATDIAFALAILTLLGDRVPLALKTFLVSLAIFDDLGAIIIIAIFYTSEISTISLIIAAVCIAGLALLNRSHVYRLTPYILFAVIMWVAVLKSGVHATLAGVIVAMFIPLARDPERDRSPLKELEHDLHALVAFVVLPLFAFANSGLSFKETGLDQLLHPVTVGIALGLFVGKQLGVFTFAWLAVKMGLATLPSKVNWSLIYGVSLLCGVGFTMSLFIGSLAFESGGENLFFDERLGIIAASTLSAICGYLWLKRALINPQ
- a CDS encoding YgiQ family radical SAM protein translates to MSRAEMDQLGWDSCDIIIVTGDAYIDHPSFGMAVIGRVLEAQGFRVGIISQPDWKSADAFRTLGAPNLFFGVTAGNMDSMVNHYTSERRIRSDDAYTPDGVAGKRPDRAVTVYAQRCREAFKGVPVIIGSIEASLRRIAHYDYWSDTVRRSVLPDSKADMLVFGNAESQIIEVAHRLADGDSVKEITDLRGTAIMRNTIPDGWHEIDSRELDTPGKLIEHPDPYAMKDSATQACATQDEAEPLRLMSRSLESANTVIRLPSYEEVKESPVLYAHASRLMHLETNPGNARALVQRHGNRDVWLNPPPIPLSTGEMDFVFGLPYSRTPHQSYGNRRIPAYDMIKHSVNIMRGCFGGCTFCSITEHEGRIIQSRSEDSIIHEIEEIRDKTPGFAGTISDLGGPTANMYRLACKSKEIEAACRKPSCVFPGICKNLGTDHAPLIRLYRRARSIRGIKRIFIASGLRYDLAVESPEYIEELATHHVGGYLKIAPEHTEDGPLNKMMKPGIGSFDRFRKMFESASKRAGKKQYLIPYFIAAHPGTSDEDMLNLALWLKANQFRPDQVQAFLPSPMATASAMYYSERNPLRKISNKSETVFTPKRKKQRDLHKAFLRYHDPENWPLLREALKKMGRTDLIGNGPDQLIPSTSMRRHEAGGSSAAKPQRPLHKRRVRRR
- a CDS encoding diguanylate cyclase; translation: MRIRTKVSILILLSTLAMVVMLAGVSLLSFRSTSLENEREHGEMASELARNELLLSFLAGDYDHEALEKHIRSHIADLHEIRIVRTQATEKQYGKGTHEPNDAEKIALRTGTSNDRMIETAEGVKYQYITPYYAEKTCLQCHDVNEGTLLGLVNIELDLTDQRASALSSTYALIAAFIVFAIVLGYILRQLLMPIVATATSMRDVVAHAKEGNFSGRMEEGRNDELGQVATQTNHLMDTLEQSFGTIIKEVESMEVHSITTGEGNLLTRTVDSVKTMVGAVRFKQTIEEDRNLGDVYERIFQALTDTFQIKRFSLYEVNHDKQLMKLIYAHGLPEEQTLWCNPEVNVDSSACRACRTAHDVNSEEEENICTSFAGNRICSKDEIHLHHFCIPLMQGGRIGVVLQIIHADSEAAEIKKKLPFIRTYFSEASPVIESKRLTEVLHASTLKDPMTDLYNRRFLDQFKSRLIASAQRSKKKIGLLMCDVDFFKDTNDTYGHKVGDTVLIATANILAKAIRPSDYVIRYGGEEFLVVISEAEEEKTLEIAERIRKTLEENQFNAEGSTFNKTLSIGVAIYADDSDDLDKCIHLADTALYVAKDTGRNQVIRYQEGMEKEDSDNEG